A window of Gloeothece verrucosa PCC 7822 genomic DNA:
AAAAATGTTGGAACAACTCTAAGGCACTTCGAGGAGTCAAAGAAAGTCAATGAATGACCAACAATTTACTGACTGGTGTCAGAAGTTAAAACTGCCCTCGCCAACCGTGGAATTGATTAAATCAATTCGCTCGTCTCCTCCGTCGCGTCGTGTACAGGGTCGAGCCGGCAATGTGAGCGGGGTGTACCCAAGTCGTAAAATGGGGCATACGGTCTCCTTTGAGAGTGCAAAAGTGGAATTGTGGGCTATTTACCAGATGGAACACGATAAAGATGTTCTGGAGTTTTATGACCAACCAGAGGGGTTTAAAATTAAATATCAAAATGCGGCAGGGCGAACAATTGGACACTATCACACGCCGGATTTTTTCGTGCTGCGCTCAAGTCACGCGGCTTGGGAAGAGTGGAAAACCGAAAAACAATTAATTAATTTAAGTGAAAAATATCCTACCCGTTATCAAAAAACGGAGCTTGGGGTTTGGCGATGTCCTCCAGGGGAAGAATTCGCATCTTTACTAGGTCTTAAATATTATGTTCGTTCTGATGCCAGCCTCAATCCGATTTATATCCAAAATTTAATATTTTTAGAAGATTATTTAAAATTTACGGTTTCGGTTTCTCGAGAAATTCAAACACAAGTTAAAACAATTATTCAAGATAATCAAGGAATCACGCTTACTCAAATTCTGTCAAATTTAGAAGAGGTTCGAGCTAATGATTTGTATAAAATGATAGCTCTTGAACAAATTTATGTAGATTTATCAGCCATCCCTTTAGTTAATGGTGCTGAAGTAAGGTTATATTCCGATAAAACGAGCCATGAAACCGTAATTTCATCCCGTCTCGCCTCAAATTCTCTCTTACCCATATCGTCGATGTTATTATCCGCTAATACTCAGCTAGACTGGGATGGAAAGTTTTGGACATTAATTAATCAAGGGCAGACCACAACAACTTTGTTACCTGAAAATGGACAGCCAGTAAAACTAAATAATGAAATCTTCCAGAACTTATTGCTGTCGGGTTCGATAACTAAACGTTATCCTAATTTATCAGAAAATAATCAACAAAAAATTCGGGAATTAATAAGTCAAGCCTCGGCTAAAGATTTAGAAATAGCTAACCATCGTAATTTGGCTGTTCAAGCCTATTTGGAGCGAAATAAGAATTTTG
This region includes:
- a CDS encoding TnsA endonuclease N-terminal domain-containing protein produces the protein MNDQQFTDWCQKLKLPSPTVELIKSIRSSPPSRRVQGRAGNVSGVYPSRKMGHTVSFESAKVELWAIYQMEHDKDVLEFYDQPEGFKIKYQNAAGRTIGHYHTPDFFVLRSSHAAWEEWKTEKQLINLSEKYPTRYQKTELGVWRCPPGEEFASLLGLKYYVRSDASLNPIYIQNLIFLEDYLKFTVSVSREIQTQVKTIIQDNQGITLTQILSNLEEVRANDLYKMIALEQIYVDLSAIPLVNGAEVRLYSDKTSHETVISSRLASNSLLPISSMLLSANTQLDWDGKFWTLINQGQTTTTLLPENGQPVKLNNEIFQNLLLSGSITKRYPNLSENNQQKIRELISQASAKDLEIANHRNLAVQAYLERNKNFEKNFSERTVRKWVKKFREADVELGCGYVGLLPLTKKRGNRLPKANNQALSLLDSFIAQHFETSRQAPAASVYRAYQRACSTAQITALSRTTFYKRIKERGSPEHLRKRYGAKVAYQVSPWYWELNASTPRHGDRPLSVAHLDHTQLDIELRSSTTGRLLGRPWLTLLTDAYSRRILAIYLTFDSPSYRSCMMVLRICVGRTGRFPESLVVDGGKEFHSVYFDSLLARYHCLKKTRPAHQPRFGSVIERLFDTTNTQFVYNLLGNTQASKQPRTLTKDINPKQQAVWTLSDLYTYLQQWEGRAL